The genomic DNA GATATTGAGGTTGAGGCGGGCGACGTTGATGTGATTAAAAACGCCCATCGCCATCGGTATTAAAGCGACGAGGAACGCTAAATAGCTGTTCGGCCGCGTTCTGCTACCATCGGCGGCATGAGCCCGCACCATCAATGACACTTCCAAGCTGGTAATTACGGCGACAATGCACTAACTGGCATCAACTGCGCCGGCTTGGAAATTAGTGCACTGTCACCGTAATAGCTGTAATGGCTGATCGTGGCGCCGCAAACTGACGGCTCGAGCCGGCCAGGCGAGATCAACTCTCTTCTGCCTCTTCTTCCTCATCTGTTGATCGCAGAAACGGTGCAAGGTTCTGTGACGCGCGTTGCCTTATTCGGAACCGAGACAAAGGAGGCGAATTCTCAGCCGCTAACATTAATTCCGCCGCCACGGCATTCAGCCAGTCGCACTCCGGCTCCAATTTATTTCTAAGCAAGCCTGTTTCATAACGAAATTTAAGTGCCGAGAAGACCGTGCCCTGAGCATCGGGCGACAGGCTCAGCAATGCATCAACAAACTTCTTAGCCGGGATGGCTGCTAAGATTGGAGTATCCCAATAGATCGCAGCTTGTACATTATTTGCGGTAATGAGCTGGAGGAATGAAGAGGGGTCAACTTTCATCTTCTCCAATAATGCCTCGCCATGTACAGGTAGGCGCTTGGCTTTCACCTGTTCAACGAGCTGTTCGTAGCGCGCAAAAATCGTTCGAAATTCCGGAGTGTCGGCCAAGGTTACTTGATGATCGAAGCAATAGACGCTGCCTGATTTGAGTAGGTCGCGTAGGTTCCTTTCTTCGATTAATTCGGCCTTCATGAGGTCATCCAGACAGTTCTTGCACTCTTCTACGATGATGCTTTTTGGAAGACTGATTGCATGTATCTCGCTGAAGAAAAGTCGAAGACCAAAGATGTGGAGCATCTCATCGTTGTTGCCAAATTTTTTTTCCCGGAATTGGTTTTCGATCTTTGAGATCGCCTCCAAGTACTGCTCGTCTGTGACCTCCCATCCCTTCCATGCCGTGAGCCATGGTGGTTCGCTTTTGGACGTGAAGTATCGACTGTTGTCGATCGATCTGCGTGCGTCGGCTTGATCGAGCCAGCCCTCAAACAGCATAGTTTCCAGTTGTTTCAAGTTCAGGGGGGACTTGCTTACTCCAGTCATGGGGTACTGCGTAGCAATTCTCCCAGCGACGCTAGTGTCCTTCGAGTCGCGCTCCCTCATCAGGCGGACGACCTCGCTGACAGCCAACGAGGGAAACTCATCTCTGCTGATGCGACCTGCTCGGACTTCGATGGCGAGCATGAGGACTACCTTGAATAGCGCTTCCATTGCATGATTGTTCGACCAGTGTTCTTCGCTCAAGCATCCTGCCAATCTCTCGTAGTCCCATAATGCATGCTTCAGCAGGCGTAAGTTGTTGGTGTTCGATCTGATGTGAATATCTAACGCGGCGTCCAATTGAGTTTGCAGAAGCGATTTGGCGCGCTCGTGCCGAATGTCTACGAGGAAAGATTTCAGCGCTTCTTCAGCCGAGGATCTGACTTCGAGTGTCTGACCGATCAATTTCTCTTTGATTAGCGTGTAGCTCTTTGCGCCAATGTTCGTTTCAATTTGGCTCTCGGTCTCTTGATCGCTCTTGTTTTGCGAGTGGAGCTTTTCGCGCGCATACAGCTCAGCCTCATTTGCAATTATAATCGTCTTGAAAGAGTTGTGTTCAACAAAGCTGTTTATGTAGCCGAGAACATCCGAAATGGGCATCGAACATCGTTCTAGATCGTCGAAAACTAGAAGAGCGTCAGAGGGGGTTTTTAGGTATTTTGAAAGATCAATGTCGGGAATTGATGAATCCACTTTCAGTTCGTCTTTGCCGTCTAGATCTATCTTTAGTCCTGCCTTGAGGCTTCCTTTCACAATGTTCCAGCCGATCTTCATCGTTTTGGAAGAGAGTACTGGGTGAAGCTGTCGAAAAAGTTCATCATCTACTTCTTGGGTTGAGGTCATCCCATATAGGGAAACACGCAAAGGTCGAAACGGCCGGTCTTCTTTTTGGGCTTGATCTTTCGCTTCATCAATGAATCGCTTTACGAGTGTCGTTTTTCCGGCGCCCCACGGCCCGGTAATAAGAACCGCGAAATCAAATTTGTTGGCAGGCTCGCAGTAGTAGCGAAGATAATTCACTACGTGCTCGTTCGGTCCTTGCGTACTCACTTCTAGCTTCCTCTCTCTTCTGACTCAGGCGATGCCTGTTCGCGGCGTTGGGCGAGGGTGGCTATGACCGCATCAAGGTGCGGCCGGTGTGGTTCGACAAATCGTCAATCGGTAGTAGTTTCGAGATGAGACGTTCGTGGCGAATGGCTATGATCCTGACGCCATGCAGGAGGGAACGATGCCGGAAATAAGCAAGCCAGGTAAGTCGGTTTATATGGAGGTCGGTGTTTGGTGGGATCCGGATCAGGGCCATATTCACGTAACTGCGAAGAATGTCCCAGGCTTCCATACGACGGTCAGTCCGGATGCCTCTAGTAAGCGCGGGCATCCCAACCTATTCATGAAGCTGGCGAAAGTTCTTCGCGATAACGGTGCGCCACACCCCGAGATTAAGGAGCAGACCGATATCTAGGCTCCCAAGGGGGCTCGGTGAACGGCTGCCTCTCGCGGGATGGCTTGCGGCTTCGCCGCGCCCCGGAATGACGGGGGAATCGGATGTCGCACCCCTTCACACCCACCCCGATTCGTGCGACGTCCGGCCCCAGCAAAACCCCTCATCCCGAGCCCTCGATGCACATTCTCCTCCTCGGTTCCGGCGGCCGCGAACATGCTCTGGCGTGGAAGATCGCAGCCTCCCCCCTGGTGACCAAATTCTGGTGCGCGCCCGGCAATGCCGGCATCGCGCAGGAGGCCGAATGCGTGGCGCTCGATGTGGCCGACCATGCGGCGGTGATCGATTTCTGCAGGCAGAACAAGGTCGAGCTGGTGGTGGTCGGGCCGGAGACGCCGCTGGCGGCCGGCATCGTCGACGACCTCACGGCGGCCGGTATCAAGGCGTTCGGGCCGAACAAAATTCCGGCCCAGCTCGAAAGCTCCAAGGGGTTCACCAAGGCGCTGTGCACCGAGTTCGGCATTCCCACAGGCGCCTACAAGCGGTTCACCAACGCCAAGGACGCGCGAGACTACGTCACCAGCCAGGGCGCGCCGATCGTGGTGAAGGCCGACGGGCTTGCCGCCGGCAAGGGCGTGGTCGTCGCCAAGACCGTGCGCGAGGCGGAGGACGCCATCGCCATGATGTTCGAGGGCGCCTTTGGCGAGGCCGGCGCGGAGGTCGTGATCGAGGAGTTTCTGCCCGGCCGCGAGATCAGCTTCTTCGCGCTGTGCGACGGCGAGACCGCGATTCCGCTGGCCTCCGCGCAGGACCACAAGCGCGTGTTCGACCACGACGTCGGCCCGAACACCGGCGGCATGGGCGCCTATTCGCCGACGCCGCTGGTGACGCCTGCCGTCCACGACGCCATCATGGCCAAGATCATCCTGCCGACGGTCGCGGGCATGAAGCAGCGCGGCACGCCGTTCCGCGGCATCCTCTATGCCGGCATCATGCTGACGACGCAGGGGCCAAAGCTGTTCGAGTTCAACGTCCGCTTCGGCGACCCCGAGTGCCAGGTGCTGATGCTGCGCATGATGAGCGACATCGTGCCGGCGCTGCTGGCCTCCTGTGATGGCCAGCTGAAGAATTTCGATCTGCGCTGGCACAAGGAAGCCGCGATCACCGTGGTGATGGCGGCACAAGGCTATCCCGGCGACTACCAGAAGGGCACGCGCATCGAGGGGCTCGATGACGCAGCCAAGGTCGACAATGTCGAGATCTTCCACGCGGGGACGGTGGCCAAGGACGGGGCGATCCTGGCCAATGGCGGCCGCGTGCTCAATGTCTGCGCGTTGGGTGCGACCGTGACCGAAGCGCAGGCCCGCGCCTACCAGGCCGTCGACCGCATCAAATGGCCGGAAGGCTTCTGCCGCCGCGACATCGGCTGGCAGGCGGTGGAGGCGGAGAAGGCCAAGGGCTGAGACGCCGCCGACAGGCCCGAGCTCGCGATCCCGGACGGCGCGCCAAGGCCGGAATCGCGCGTTGTTGTCACCGCGCCGCCACATCGGCATTCCAGAATGTGCAATCAGCTGTTGGGGTTAGGCACCCCGCAGATAATACCGCTACTGTGCATGGGGTTGTTTTCGACTTTTTGTTTGTCGGGACGACCTCCAGGACTGACCAACCAAGGATGCAACAAGATGTCCGATCTCGCCGACCTCTATCCGGGTTTTGCCTCCGAATGGATCGATACCTCGTTCGGCCGCATCTTCGCCCGCGTCGGCGGCAACGGCCCGCCGCTGTTGCTCCTGCACGGCTTCTCCGAGACTAACGTGATGTGGCACCAGGTGGCGCCCGAGCTTGCCGAGGCCTTCACGCTGATCATCGCCGACCTGCCGGGCTACGGCTGGTCCGACATGCCCGAGAGCGATGCGCTGCACATCCCCTACAGCAAGCGCGCGATGGCGAAGGCGATGGTGGAAGTGATGGAGCGGCTCGGCCACGTCCACTTCGCGCTCGCCGGCCACGACCGCGGCGGCCGTGTCTCGTATCGGCTGGCGCTCGACCACCCCGGCCGGCTGTCGAAGCTTGCCGTGCTCGATATCCTGCCGACCTATAATTACTGGGAGCGGATGAACCGCGCCTATGCGCTGAAGATCTATCACTGGACCTTCCTGGCGCAGCCCTATCCGCTGCCGGAGACGCTGATCTCAGGGCAGGGCGAGTTCTTCCTGCGCTTCAAGATGGCGAGCCAGACCAGGTCGAAGACGCTGGACGCGATCGACCCGCGCGCGCTCGAGCATTACCTGGCCCCGTTCCGCGATCCCGCCCGCATCCATGCGATGTGCGAGGATTACCGCGCCGGCGCCTATTTCGACTACGACCTCGACAAGGCCGATTTCGAGGCCGGCAAGAAGATCACCATTCCGATGCTGGCGCTGTGGGGCAATGCCGGCGTGGCCCAGGCCGCCGCGACGCCGCTGGATACATGGCGGCAATGGGCGACGAATGTGGAGGGCATGCCGGTGGAGTCCGGGCACTTCCTCACCGAGGAGAATCCGGACGTGACGGCGAGGGCGCTGCGGGAGTTCTTTGTGGGGGATTAGCGCCGCTCCCGAAAAAACTCCTTGAGCAGCCGCGCCGCCTCGCTCTCGCCGACGCCGGAATAGACGTCCGGCGCGTGGTGGCAGGTCGGGGATGCAAAGAACCGCACGCCGGATTCGACCGCGCCGCCCTTGGGGTCGGCGGCGCCGTAATAGAGCCGCCTGACCCTTGCAAACGAGATCGCGCCCGCACACATGGTGCAGGGCTCCAGCGTCACGTAGAGGTCGCAGTCGACGAGGCGCTCGCTGCCGATCTTTTTCGCGGCCTCGCGCAGCGCCACGATCTCGGCATGAGCCGTCGGGTCGTAATCGGTCAGCGTCCGGTTCGCCGCGGTGGCGATGACCTCGTCATTGCGGACCACGACGCATCCAACAGGAACTTCGCCCGCCTTTCCGGCACTTTCGGCCGTTTTGAGCGCCAAATCCATGAAAGAGGGGGCTTTCAAGCCTCGTATCATCGCCAGAAACCTGCTAGTAGCTGCGCCTTCAGCAGAAGTGCTTAACCGAAATTGCCTGAGCATGCGGCTCGGAACGAGCGCGCACAATGCTCAACGGCCACCCCCTCGAGTGAGATTATCCATGCCTCGCGACAGCGACAAAGACAACGATTCCCGCGGCCGGCGAGGCCCGCCCAAAGGCGGCCGCAGCGGCAAGGCGCGCGGCCCCGAGAAGAAGTTCGCCAAGCGCGGTTTCGAGGGCAAGAGCGCGGGAAAGAGCGAGGGCAGGGGCGACCGCGACAGCCGCCCGCCCCGTGGCGATCGCGACAGCCGTCCACCGCGCGGGGATCGCGAGAACCGTCCGTTCCGCCGCCGCGAGGAGGGCGATGCCCCGCGCCGCGATTTTTCCGACCGTCCGCGCTTCAAGCGCGACGATCGCGGCAGTGAAGCCCGCGGCGAGCGCAGCTTCAAGCCGCGCGGCGACCGTCCGTTTTCCGATCGCTCCTCGCGCGATGGCGAGAAGCGGCCCTTCAAGCCGCGTGGCGATCGTCCGTCCTATGGCCGTGACGACCGTCCGCCGCGCCGGGACCGCGACGATGCCCGTCCGGCCGGCCGCTCGAGCGACAGGAAGTTCGGCGACAAGAAGCCCTATGCGCCGCGTGGCGACCGTCCGGAGCGCCCGTTCGACGGTGAGCGGAAATTTTCGCGCGGGGGTGATCGCGGTGGCGGTCCGCGGGATCGCGGCGAGCGCAGCGATTCCAAGCCCTGGCAGAAGCGTGACGCGGCTCCGCGCGGCGACCGGCCGCCGCGCAAGGATTTTGGCAAGGGTCCGCGCAAGGATTTCGGCGACCGTGATCGCGGCCAGGACAAGCCCTGGCAGAAGCGCGACGATCGGCAAGGCGGCGGCGATGATCGTCCGCGGTTCTCGCGTTCGCGCGACGATCGCGCGTCGGGCGATCGCCCGTTCCGCGAGCGGCCCAAATTCGACCGGCCGCGCGAGGATCGTCCAAAATTCGATCGGCCCCGACGTGATGGCGACGGCGACCGCGGCGGGCGCGGTGGTGACCGGCCGAAATTCAATCGTCCGCGCGAGCGGTCGGAAGGCCGTTCCGATTGGCACGAGCATCCGCGCAGCGAAGGCCGTTTCGGCGATCGCCCGCGCCGCGAAAACGAGGACGAGAGCAGGATCTTCGAGAAACGTCCGGCCTTCGGCGGCCGCGGTGCCTATCGCGAACGCGATCGTGATTTCGACCGGCGGCCGCGCCGGGACGAAGAGCCGAAGCCGAAGAAAGCCGGCGAACGCATCGCCAAGGCGCTGGCACGCGCAGGCCTCGCGTCGCGCCGCGACGCCGAGGAAATGGTCACGCAGGGCCGCGTCACGGTCAATGGCCGCGTCATCAACTCGCCTGCGCTCGACATCACCAAGAACGACGTCGTCCTGGTCGACGGCAAGCCGTTGCCGGAGCGCGAGCGCACGCGGCTGTTTCTGTATCACAAGCCTCGCGGACTGATGACCACGCATGACGATCCCGAGGGGCGTCCGACCGTGTTCGACAATCTGCCGGAAGGCCTGCCGCGGCTGATCAGCGTCGGCCGGCTCGACTTCAACACCGAAGGCCTCCTGCTGCTCACCAATGACGGCGGGCTCGCGCGCACGCTCGAATTGCCGGATACCGGCTGGCTGCGCCGCTACCGCGTTCGCGCCCATGGCGACGTCACCCAGGCCCAGCTCGACGAGCTCAAGAACGGCATCGAGGTCGAGGGCGTCAAGTACGGTCCGATCGAAGCGACACTGGAGCGCGATCAGGGCGCCAATGTCTGGCTGGTGTTCGCGATCCGCGAAGGCAAGAACCGCGAGGTGCGCAACGTCTGCGCCCATCTCGGCCTCGAGGTGAACCGGCTGATCCGCGTCTCCTACGGACCGTTCCAGCTCGGCGAGGTGCCCGAAGGCCAGGTCGAGGAGATCCGTTCGCGCGTGCTGCGCGAGCAACTCGGCGACAAGGTGATCGAGAAGTCGGGTGCGCAGTTCGACGTGCCCTCGAAATCCGCACGCGTCGATGACGCACCGAGCGAGAAGAAGCCCGTCAGCAAGCGCGCCGTGATCAACGACCGCAAGGGCCGCCGCGTGCTGGTGCAGCGCACTGGCAGCGAAGAGGCGCGCGAGCGCAACGAGGAAGAGGCGAGCGGCTACGGCCCGCCGCGCCGTCCCAAGCGCGGCTATCACGGCAAGCGCGACCTGACGCCGCGGGAGGACTAGCTTGCGCGTCGTCGGCGGTCGTTTGAAGGGGCGTAATCTGGCCTCACCGTCCTCGCGCGACATCCGCCCCACGGCGGACCGGTTGCGCGAGTCCGTGTTCAACATCCTCGTGCATGCCTATGACGATCCGATCGAGGACGCGCGCGTGCTCGATCTGTTCGCCGGCACCGGCGCGCTCGGCATCGAGGCTTCGTCGCGCGGGGCGAAGTTCACGCTGTTCGTCGACAATGGCGCGGAGGCGCGTGCGCTGCTGCGCAACAACGTCGAGTCACTCGGCTTAGGTGGCGTCACAAAAGTCTATCGCCGCGACGCGACCGATCTCGGGCCTGCGCATCCCGTCGAGCCGTTCTCGCTGGTGTTTCTCGATCCGCCCTACGGCAAGGGCTTTGCGGAGAAGGCGCTGGCATCCTTGCGCGATGGCGGCTGGCTGACGCCGGGGGCGCTGCTGGTGGTCGAGGAGGCCAAGGCCGCGCAGTTCGCGACACCGGACGGCTTTGAGGAATTGGAGCGGCGGGCGTATGACGACACGGAATTCGTGTTTTTGCGCAGGGCGGATTAGCGAAGCGTAATCCGCCATCGTCTCGGCAAATGCAGAAGAGGCGGGTTACGCTCCGCTAACCCGCCCTGCGAATTCACCGTCGCCCGAACAGCTTCTCCACATCGCTCAGCTTCAGCTCAACGTAAGTCGGCCGGCCGTGATTGCACTGGCCGGAGTTCGGCGTGTCCTCCATCTCGCGGAGCAGGGCGTTCATCTCCTCCGGACGCAGCCTTCGGCCGGCGCGCACCGAGCCGTGGCAGGCCATGGTCGCAGCGACGTGCATCAGGCGGCGTTCGAGAGGAAGCGCCTCGTCCCATTCGGCCATGTGCTCGGAGAGATCGCGCAGCAATCCGCCCGCGTTGGTCTTGCCAAGCAGCGAGGGCGTCTCGCGCACCGCGACAGCGCCGGGGCCAAAGGATTCGATGGCGAGGCCGAACGAGGCGAGCTCCTCGCTGCGCTCCAGGAGGCGCTCGACCGTCGCCTCGTCCATCTCGACGATCTCGGGGATCAAGAGGATCTGCCGTTGCACGCCGTTCGCGGCCAGCGAGGCCTTCAGCCGCTCATAGACAATGCGCTCATGCGCGGCATGC from Bradyrhizobium sp. CCBAU 53351 includes the following:
- a CDS encoding P-loop NTPase fold protein — encoded protein: MNYLRYYCEPANKFDFAVLITGPWGAGKTTLVKRFIDEAKDQAQKEDRPFRPLRVSLYGMTSTQEVDDELFRQLHPVLSSKTMKIGWNIVKGSLKAGLKIDLDGKDELKVDSSIPDIDLSKYLKTPSDALLVFDDLERCSMPISDVLGYINSFVEHNSFKTIIIANEAELYAREKLHSQNKSDQETESQIETNIGAKSYTLIKEKLIGQTLEVRSSAEEALKSFLVDIRHERAKSLLQTQLDAALDIHIRSNTNNLRLLKHALWDYERLAGCLSEEHWSNNHAMEALFKVVLMLAIEVRAGRISRDEFPSLAVSEVVRLMRERDSKDTSVAGRIATQYPMTGVSKSPLNLKQLETMLFEGWLDQADARRSIDNSRYFTSKSEPPWLTAWKGWEVTDEQYLEAISKIENQFREKKFGNNDEMLHIFGLRLFFSEIHAISLPKSIIVEECKNCLDDLMKAELIEERNLRDLLKSGSVYCFDHQVTLADTPEFRTIFARYEQLVEQVKAKRLPVHGEALLEKMKVDPSSFLQLITANNVQAAIYWDTPILAAIPAKKFVDALLSLSPDAQGTVFSALKFRYETGLLRNKLEPECDWLNAVAAELMLAAENSPPLSRFRIRQRASQNLAPFLRSTDEEEEAEES
- the purD gene encoding phosphoribosylamine--glycine ligase: MHILLLGSGGREHALAWKIAASPLVTKFWCAPGNAGIAQEAECVALDVADHAAVIDFCRQNKVELVVVGPETPLAAGIVDDLTAAGIKAFGPNKIPAQLESSKGFTKALCTEFGIPTGAYKRFTNAKDARDYVTSQGAPIVVKADGLAAGKGVVVAKTVREAEDAIAMMFEGAFGEAGAEVVIEEFLPGREISFFALCDGETAIPLASAQDHKRVFDHDVGPNTGGMGAYSPTPLVTPAVHDAIMAKIILPTVAGMKQRGTPFRGILYAGIMLTTQGPKLFEFNVRFGDPECQVLMLRMMSDIVPALLASCDGQLKNFDLRWHKEAAITVVMAAQGYPGDYQKGTRIEGLDDAAKVDNVEIFHAGTVAKDGAILANGGRVLNVCALGATVTEAQARAYQAVDRIKWPEGFCRRDIGWQAVEAEKAKG
- the rsmD gene encoding 16S rRNA (guanine(966)-N(2))-methyltransferase RsmD is translated as MRVVGGRLKGRNLASPSSRDIRPTADRLRESVFNILVHAYDDPIEDARVLDLFAGTGALGIEASSRGAKFTLFVDNGAEARALLRNNVESLGLGGVTKVYRRDATDLGPAHPVEPFSLVFLDPPYGKGFAEKALASLRDGGWLTPGALLVVEEAKAAQFATPDGFEELERRAYDDTEFVFLRRAD
- a CDS encoding pseudouridine synthase, with amino-acid sequence MPRDSDKDNDSRGRRGPPKGGRSGKARGPEKKFAKRGFEGKSAGKSEGRGDRDSRPPRGDRDSRPPRGDRENRPFRRREEGDAPRRDFSDRPRFKRDDRGSEARGERSFKPRGDRPFSDRSSRDGEKRPFKPRGDRPSYGRDDRPPRRDRDDARPAGRSSDRKFGDKKPYAPRGDRPERPFDGERKFSRGGDRGGGPRDRGERSDSKPWQKRDAAPRGDRPPRKDFGKGPRKDFGDRDRGQDKPWQKRDDRQGGGDDRPRFSRSRDDRASGDRPFRERPKFDRPREDRPKFDRPRRDGDGDRGGRGGDRPKFNRPRERSEGRSDWHEHPRSEGRFGDRPRRENEDESRIFEKRPAFGGRGAYRERDRDFDRRPRRDEEPKPKKAGERIAKALARAGLASRRDAEEMVTQGRVTVNGRVINSPALDITKNDVVLVDGKPLPERERTRLFLYHKPRGLMTTHDDPEGRPTVFDNLPEGLPRLISVGRLDFNTEGLLLLTNDGGLARTLELPDTGWLRRYRVRAHGDVTQAQLDELKNGIEVEGVKYGPIEATLERDQGANVWLVFAIREGKNREVRNVCAHLGLEVNRLIRVSYGPFQLGEVPEGQVEEIRSRVLREQLGDKVIEKSGAQFDVPSKSARVDDAPSEKKPVSKRAVINDRKGRRVLVQRTGSEEARERNEEEASGYGPPRRPKRGYHGKRDLTPRED
- a CDS encoding alpha/beta fold hydrolase — translated: MSDLADLYPGFASEWIDTSFGRIFARVGGNGPPLLLLHGFSETNVMWHQVAPELAEAFTLIIADLPGYGWSDMPESDALHIPYSKRAMAKAMVEVMERLGHVHFALAGHDRGGRVSYRLALDHPGRLSKLAVLDILPTYNYWERMNRAYALKIYHWTFLAQPYPLPETLISGQGEFFLRFKMASQTRSKTLDAIDPRALEHYLAPFRDPARIHAMCEDYRAGAYFDYDLDKADFEAGKKITIPMLALWGNAGVAQAAATPLDTWRQWATNVEGMPVESGHFLTEENPDVTARALREFFVGD
- a CDS encoding nucleoside deaminase, whose translation is MIRGLKAPSFMDLALKTAESAGKAGEVPVGCVVVRNDEVIATAANRTLTDYDPTAHAEIVALREAAKKIGSERLVDCDLYVTLEPCTMCAGAISFARVRRLYYGAADPKGGAVESGVRFFASPTCHHAPDVYSGVGESEAARLLKEFFRERR